The sequence CTATTCAGTTTCTTACTCCTCATCAACCGAATGCAGCTCTGTAAGCTAACCGGATCAGCTATTGTTTTCTTTAAGTTCATTTTTTAGCGCCAATGGAGCATGACGTTTGAAGATATGGAGGCGCCAAATCTGTGCCGACCCCCTATTGGTGATGCCTCTAATGGAGCCCCTCTTGGTGACATCTCTAATGTTGATCATCATTCCCGAATGACTCCAGTGCCAATGCCAGGTAATTGCGAGCATAACTTCTTACTATTTATCACAATGAGCATACATATAGTTGATGAGGTTTTTCTACTGTTATTAAATGGCTGTAACATTTGTAGCCTCACACGACCTTACCCCTTATGGATCTCACTGCCAAAGGGTAAATCTTGCTAGCAATACCAACATAGCAAGGAAAAAGAAACGATCAATGCGAAAAATGCCAATTGATGCCATCTTAGCGGCATCTCCACTATCAATCAACTCCCCAAATGGAGTACAGGTATAAAAATTGCACGACACAACCAAAAGGGCAATTCTTAATGTCTAATGTCTGGAGGTACTCTTCATTGGTTTTAATTGTCTTTCTACTCATTTCAGTAAAATTGTTCCACAGGAACTATCGCAGACTGCGACATCTGACCTTAACATGCCAGATAcggttcatgatgatggagaacatAACAGGAACTCATCAATAGAAAAAGGGGCATTCTaaacagaaaaaggagaaaaaagaaaaggaaagcacATCACTCCCAGCCTAACGGTCAAACGTGTTTATGAACATGATGCATTGAGGGGACAGTTAAAAGTCACAAAAGGTAAATGTGTCCCCAGTTTTGAATGATTACATACTTGCTAAATTACTTCTTCTTAAAGTTGTTACTGCTGCTGCTGATGGATCCACTTAATGAATTAGACTAACTATTTGTTTTGGATTGTACATGAGCTATCATTCTGGTACATCTACTAATATTTTTTTGGTACCTTTGTTTGTATGTGAACGTTCTATACATGCCATATACTATGAAAGAACAGTATGTACATGCCGTATACTTTTGTTTGTGTCAGACTTTCATGTCTTAGTCTGATCCTATCACTCTCCCTATATGTCGTTCAAAGACATCCATATGAACCTATATGTCGTGGAAGTGCATACGTACTTCTCAGTTCTTATAGAGAACGGAAACTGGGTGGCATGTGTTATCAGAAGTTGTGTATAATCATTTATGGAAATATCAAAAATTAAAAATCCCATGAATTTGGAATAGGGAAATTCAAGTAGGTAGGAAGTACTGACATACCAAGGAATAATAAAGAATAGCACCACTGCAGCTACAAAATCACAATCATTTGTTCAAGGATCTGAACTCAATTCACCCTGAAAAACAATTAGTCATCTTAAGTCAGACTGCATGATAGTCGGATGGGATCGAAAGCAATTGACTGTCAAGGAATGTACCCGTCTGCACCTGCCTGCACCCGACACAACCATCGCCTTCACCACTGCTGCATCGCCTCCGAACTCCTTGGTGAAGATACTGAAGCTAATAGGAGAACTAATGAGTAAGCCAAATGCAAAATCGAAGAGAGATTATCTCTACAAAGCAGATGATATGGGAAAACAGGACCAACTGCAAGGAGAGGAAAAATCACAAATAGCAGTTAAAAGCGTCTACAAATTAACAGCTAGGTACTATGGTGCCCCTAATTAACTAATAATAGGAAGATGTATAAGTATTGATCATTCATTCGTTCCTAATCAAAAGAATCTGTGTGAAAGTTTTTGAGCCATGACttaaatttgttctgaagaacatGATAGTAGAGATTCATGCATTTTCAAAGGACATGATAAACATAACATGGAGAGAGATTATCCTATACCTAAATCAGAGGCCCATAGTCTGAAGAAATTCTCCTACACCTACCCGTCAAAAAAATATATTCTCCTACACCTAAATCAGAGACCGTAGTCCTGAACAAATTGTCCGACACCTTGTATTTCAGTACAGTTGCAAACTGGGTGTTTTGATGTGAGATTCACTCAGAGTGAACAATTGATATTAAGTGATCTGGTTTACTACTAAATAGTTGGATCAATGCTCAAATCTGAAGTTTGCTACGGGTGTAAAACAGAGAACAACCATGGATACTTAATTCACTCCTTGCGGCCGTCCGTACGGGCGTCGTGGCGCAGACCTCCTGAGGATGGCCTCCTGCTAGCCTTGCTGATGCAGGCCTCTCCCTGTGCATCTCACCACATCAGAATTGATTGGCGCACTTGCTCCTGTCCAAATTACACCAGTCGCTGCCGCAACCCACAAGCGCACGGCGATGAGAATTGAAACGAAGCAAACAAGCAGAGTGGGAGAAGGACCGGGCGTACACGGAGGCGGGGCCATTCCGCCGTTGTGGCGGTCTAGGAGCCCGGCGGGGGCGCGGGCGACCTGTGCACCGTGGGCAGCCGTCGGGAACGTCGAGCCGCGACGCGACCTGTTGGCGCCGAATCCCCAGCACAGTCACCATCGCCGGCACATCCATCCCTGCCGCCACGTCCTGCCCCCTCGATCCATCAATATGATCTCCTCAATATAGCCGCGGAGCGAGTGCTGAAGTGTCCACTCCGGCACAGCCGAGAACGCGCGCGGTGAGATCCACCAGCACCGGTGAAGGTGAGCAGtgaggaggggaggaaggaagggccTGTGGACCGAGGCGTCACGAGAGATTGAAGCAGCCTCCGTGGCGGCTAGGCAAGGCCGTGGCAGCGGATGAGAATGGGGCGAGCAGAGTGAGGGGAGTGGAGTGACGGAGTGGCTTGTCGGTAAGAGATTTTTTTTATAAGGTCGGTGAGAAAATGTGCTACTGTCCAGTACAAATCCAGCTAAACTGCTAAAGCCCAGGCCAGTTTACTGGTTAAGGCTGATTGTGTCCGTGGATGCctttagtttttattttatattttgagCAAAGGATGCCTTTAGTTGAATAATAAAGCTCTCTATATTCCCTGAAAAAAAGCAGGTGCGGCCCATATAGGTCAAAAAGATCAATTGCCTGGTTGCCAAATATCTTAGACCTATAATTTTTGAAAAATCTCTTCAAATATATACCCTTCCCTTGGTAGAGCCGCAGCGAATAGATCGTCTCCGGAGCGAGGCATCATGTCGGACGGAGAAGAGCTCATCGGCGAAGTGTCTGGAAGACTCCGCAACACCATATGGATCTCCTGGACGGTAATGGAGTGCCGATGGACCTCGTACGATGGTGAATCGAAGATGGCGGACGACGGGTAGAGGCCGGGAGATTGCGTTGGATGCGGAGTTGCAGGGCACCTGAGGTCATGATCTTCGGCACGGAGACGCTCTATTTCACGAAGGGTCTTGTGGACATGGAAGTGCGGCTTCTCGTCGTTGTTGGCCAAGTGAACGGCGGCGCTCGGGTGAGCGGGCGGGGGAGACACCCTCGgcctctgaagaggaagaagacgaccagcCAGTGGGCTGGGCTATCCTGGGCCAAAAGGTAACCATGCgctctctcttttctttttcaaTCCCTGTTTTATTCTTTCTGGGGGCAAAAATGTCCCATAGACGTCCAAAAaaggtcaaagccctttgaccggacggAAACGACACGGAAGGGCATTTTTGTAAGGGCacctaacggcagaggggcaaattttaGTAGGcttcgaaattaggggcaaatctgagtaggtgaTACGAATTAGGGACATAAATGGAAATGCCCATGTATTTTTATCAGTGTCTCCATGTCAAAAAAATcacccgtggcaacgcacgggcagtctactagtaaaaatatatttctcctctccggcaggacttctggaagttgtctcttctctccgaagtcgtcttttctctaccttataaaggtatctttcttcctttttttatacttccgtagtttattatttttatggAATAATTAGATTATTAATTAGTctatgtatttatacattagacctataATTCTTTTAGCTGTATCTaattttcttccgtaaaacagtcaggccctgattttttttaatagccataactttttactcgttcatccaaattagatgaaaccagcgcctatagttttgtcttgttttcacctatccagtgaacttgtcacatcaactttttgaaattttcaaatttcaaaatttgttcagattcatattcaaacttcttttgatcataacttgagtttcgtaactccgatttggttgattccttttgcaaatcgaagctcttgacctaaactttctgataagaccaaatccacctaattttggtactgttagaaattgttttctgttaagaGTTAATTACTTGTTTTCGAGGTTTtctgagatcttttcttcgattcttttgcatgattgcttatgtgtggttactattgcttgcttacgatagattgaccggagtgtgacgagtagaactatcaggagctatgagtgcgaatcatcttcatcaacagtacaagacaagttcacactttgatcatacttttcattacccagtttttatgcattagtttcaaccctcaaacattgcatgagtaggattgataacatgtggctattgggaagtagttgatgaggtagaacctattgtcttgcaaTTCAAACCCaaggtgttactacgttatgcttactggtatctatgctcgtagacgtggttaggttttgagagaattcatgaaatatgtgagagttattgttaactaaggtttaacttaaggtggctactttaatacacatatctgggtggattggttggggcaccctggagcacccaatgGTTCGcccggtgtgacgcccccgattcaatcgtacactaatcatacacgcaaacgtgtacgatcaagatcagggactcacgggaagatatcacaacacaactctaaaaataaaataagtcatacaagcatcataatacaatccgaagcctcgagggcttgaatacaagtgttcgatcatagatgagtcagcggaagcaacaatatctgagtacaaacataagttacacaaatttgccttaagaaggctagcagaaactgggatacagatcgaaagaggcgcaggcctcctgcctgggatcctcctaaactactcctggtcatcgttagtggcctgcacgtagtagtaggcacctccggtgtagtaggagtcgtcatcgacggtggcgtatggctcctgggctccagcatctggttgcgataaccaggtagaatgcaaaagggggaaagagggagaacagcaaccgtgagtactcatccaaagtactcgcaagcaaggatctacactacatatgcatgtatctgtgtaaaggggcaatatcggtggattgaactacataatgccagaataagaggggatagctagtcctgtcgaagactacgcttctggcagcctccatcttgcagcatgtagaagagagtagatggtaagttcaccaagtatcatcgcatagcataatcctacccgacgatcctcccctcgtcgccctgtgtgagagcgatcaccgggttatatctggcacttggaagggtgtgttttattaagtatccggttctagttgtcataaggttaaggtacaactccaagtcgtcctgttaccgaagatcacgactattcgaatagataaacttgcCTACAGGGGttcaccacataacccaacacgctcgatcccatttggatggacacactttcctgggtcatgcccggcctaggaagatcaacacgtcgcagcccaacctaggcacaatagagagatcagcacgccggtctaaatcctatggcgcaggggtctgggcccgcctttgcacacctgcacgttgcgaacgcgaccggaagcagacctagcccccttaatacaagcgcgagcatacggtccaatgcggcgcacgccgctcattcgctgacgtcacgaaggcttcggctgataccacaacgtcgagtgcccataactgttcccgcgtagttggttagtgcgtataggccagtggccagactcagatcaaataccaagaactcgtcaagcgtgttaattgaagtatccgcgaacgccgaccagggccaggcccacctctctcctaggtggtctcaacctgccctgtcgctccgccacaaagtaacggtcgggggccgtcgggaacccaggcccacctctaccgggatggagccacctgccccttcagcccccatcttcgaatagtatcataagtaatgtaatagtataaagtatatctcatatgcccgtgatcacctccctagttgatcacggcccagtagtatagcatggcagacggacaagagtgtagggccactgatggaatactaacatcctatactaagcatttaggattgcaggtaagggtaacaactgtagcaacaatgacatgctatgcagcagaataggattaacggaaagcagtaacatgctacactactctaatgcaagcagtagagagaaggaataggcgatatctggtgatcaaggggggggggggcttgcctggaaactcagccgagaaggaggggtcatcaacatcgtagtcgtactaggtagcagtggcgtcggtctcggtgtctagcgagagaagagggggaagaaacaataaatacaatgcaaacaaatgcatgacgatgcatgacatgacaaagcgtgatgctaggtgtgcccaatcgcggtagtaggtgatacctgtgaaggggggaaacatccgggaaagtattcccgatgttccgcgttttcggacagatgaactggaggggaaaagttgcgagttcgataggttagggatgtgtggcggaagaacgggctgcgtatccggattcgtctcgtcgttctaagcaactttcatgtataacactttttcatccgagttatggattaattTCTATAAATTTTAAAAGTTttaattatattctggaatttcctggattcgTTTAATAATTCGAGTAAATAGCTAAATGGATAAGGACACCCAAAAGTGTACCCAGCCAAAGTGTAAATGaggttgacaggtggggccagttaACTGTTGACTGGTCCACGTTTGACTAGTCAACGGTCCAGTGGGACCCTTTGTCATACACTAAATTTTTAACAGGTTCTAATTATATTTTTTAAATTAGcagtggtcccacatgtcatttgcTATTAAGCTAATTAGAAACTAACTAATCCTAATCTAAGTCTGAATAGGGGCCGTCTTTATTGGGCAGAGCCCAGCCGGCCGGGCACGCACGCAAGAGAGCACGGCGTCCCTTGGCATAGAGCCAGCGGCAGGAGCCAGCGGCAGGAGCCAGGAAGTGGCGCGGTGCACACCGGCGCACGGCCAGGGAGCGGACAGGGGGTTAGGGCGCGCGCGGGGTGGCTCGCCGGGGCCGTCGGGAGCGGCGGTGGACGCGGCCGTGAGAGGATGGGGGTGGCCGAGAACGGCGGTGGTGACGGGCGGAGGCAGAGGGACCGAAGCCGCcggcgcgcggggcggcggctCGTGCCGAGGCGGCCAAAATCGACGGCAGCGAGCACGACCGCGGCGGCTGCAGAGAAGCCGCCGCGCGAGcaagcggcggtggcggagctcgcgTGTGGGGATGGGAAGAAGCTGCTGTCGGTGGTGGCAAGCAGGGGAGGCGTGGGCCCAGGACAGGGTGCGGCCGGCGCGTGCGCACAGGCGGAGCAGTCGCCGGCGGCTGTAGCAGCGCGAGAAACAGGGCAGCACGAGCAGCAGACAAGGGAGGAGGCGCGCGAACGCAGCGGGTAGtggggcgagggcgcgggcgcgcgAGCGTGAGGCGGGGCACGACGAAGACGCGGTGAGCGCGACCAGGGGTACAACGAGCGGAGCTCGGAGGTGGAGCTCCAAGCACGGCGGCCTCGGCAAGTATGGGCGACTACAGCGACGGaaacgagagggaaaagagggaATCGGAGGAGGGCCTCATAGTGGAGCTTGTGGGCGTGTCGGGGAAGCCGGCGAAGATCGGGAGGCGGCGAATCGAGGCGAGGTCCGTGGCGGTGCAGACGGGAAGAATAAGATGATGGCGAGGCTTGGAGGAGTCCTGGCTCGATAACGTACTCGTGGACGATGCAGTGGAGGCGAACGAAGCTCCCGGTCAAGCTCCGAGCACGCGGGGCGACGGTGGTAGCGTGGACGGGGTCGGCCATGGCGTCGGAGGTTTCGGGCACCGCCGAAATCAAGAGAGATAGCGGGCGAGAGGAAGAGTGGGGTGCTCTAGGGTTccggggagggagagaggggtagGGGGCTGCCCTTATGCGCGACGGGGAACCGCGGGATGGTCGCCACACATCCAAAGTCGCGACCATGGTGGTTCGGATGCGTTCCACCACCCCCTGTGaacagggaggaggaggatggcTTCTGGTGGGCTAGGTCTGCACTGAGGCCACTAGGGCCCAGTGCAGCAGTAGCAGTTCCTTAACCTCTGTTCCTTTCTAAAACTTTTCTATTTTATGCTTTTTCTTCTAATATGCACTCTTTGTATTTAACTAAGCCATCAAATGATTTTTGCAAAATAGGGAACTTGGTCCAAAATTGGTGTTACATTTTTAGGCACTGCCTCAAAAAGTTTGAGAgatatttgaattcatttggaaTTTTGTTTCAATAGAAATGATACGATTTGGGGTTGTTTGCCAATATTTCGGATAGTTGAGGGCATCTAAACATTTAtttaaaaatgttggttcaccaccaatattaaaaAATGAGtattttccacatgatgaacattttagttttaacgtttgaaaacttttatcgtttaactttaattcaaacttggatttgaattgatttcgaactaacgcgagattaacaacaataatcgaggtgacgtggcatcattagcagaggttcactgtagcttaaatatccgggcgtcacaattctcctccactacaagaaatctcgtctcgagatttaagaggtggagtaaagggggaaggttctggttatgaaattctaacggatctgctcggccttggttgctcttctcgaagaggtcgatcaaTTACATTGCCGTCTTCCTTCCTCTGTTtcgggtcatcatggtgaagttgtccttttcttcaggaacttcaacatacttacgaataggtaaggggcagctcggctacgacagaatgcttaggaggggaacaatctggggttaacccatgaatgagcataagattatctctcgagttgaacatataaaatacatcgagagtatggtacgaaggtacaataagaggttccaagcggatagatagtttctCAAAGTCTGAACCAGAGCGAGAAAGGgtttcagagtagcgagagtaagtattgcgtctgataccaggatagagcactaggaaggtggcccgtgaattaaatacgaagccaagcataGGGAATAACCATTAGAtacagggttgtacaggagagtcaggtttcaatcctgtggaactgtgggttatgggcccaccatgtggtttaaaagttggaagggtggagacgtcttgcgtgatcatgcaagcaaggcatgtcagagggtagcttgtcgattatgtcggcaacaacgccggtaccaagggagagggacgaagagaaccattttcttgcatattgaatgaggcggaccaataggcaaagttctcgtccatcggtggctaccggaatgttgtcaacaatagtaacagggtcatactgatagagttgtacactgagatgtttacataagcaagagaatattactgcttagatcatatagatcacaagaaacgttaaaccaacctatggaaaggaaaatgtgtttaaacacatattttaggggtatatcctccccaaggacaagagagcatgatatccatgacatgatataaaatagaaaaccatttaggtgaggggagagaaatttcatggcattacccatacaacggtgtttggataattgagcaagaaacatttagcattgggcttcaaatgttcttgttgaaaatcggagtaccacagacatgcttcgagatagcattgacatggtcttcaagcaaaggtagcattgacatggtcttcaagcaaaggtcggactttggatactcaatggattcatcaggaacaacttatagaataagtctttcaatttcctcatggaagaatggttaacattgctaaaaggaagaactataTCAATAGGCCCTCTAGccaagtgtgctaggcatgacatcaccttaccgggtcatataaagaccaatgttataactcttggaaaatgcgtcccaaccatcatatctgaccgggattcatatctgattggtgttaggatatctCAGACtcgggatgtctgagaagaaaaggtgcaacacaaactgtcgggatgacattgtaagattctcgggtaatcaactatggaagcgagttctgaaataCGAGTTtgtcattaaaccaaggagaggatgaggaggtggttgatggactcagcgacaattcatcaagattaacaaaagatggatttccacacttatgtgaataAAGATATAACATTTGtgagatcaaatgatataatgaggtatgctcgaggaaaatatacacagttaaacattggttggaaggtgcacccgaaatatgggcttcggtagcatgatcaatgttagaatggtgattcaataaccaatagtctaaaaatgaactatcgaccattaacttcaaagcaatagggttgctagaagttttgaatccgcacatcatagttcaattgtcggttttccggttagaaacaacaggTTACCAGGAAGAGAacggtgatggtgataagtatcacttgtatcaagattTCTCCataggtggtgaaattctcatgacaatcctgacataaaagatggtaataccccaaggtaaagaagaacaaaggctggatagcaaggatctcaaggtataacacaaaacacaagcaagtttgtgttggagggaagacaataaagtggtcgatgataacacaaatcatcgaggcaaggatggtatttctcatcatgaattcaattgatatcatgGAAAAGCTCAAAatactgatgatgatcatgacacatttgtcgagagatttcacgaagatgtaatcgatcgatgatgacatcaagtcaaacgaatgatgaagcgaaaggttattggaaccacggttaggacacaaactcaaaatcaagtttgttgttcaaggagaaatgatatgatgacGAAAATTGACgcaagcttagctcatcgttgaaagtcgtgctctgggaataaggaccaggtagcacaattaaaatcatcatgataatgatatagccaaataggctaggaatgacgtgatcgggtacaaactcgtaaataaggaagattactaagagttgttgaaccgtagtgcggactcgattcagttat comes from Triticum aestivum cultivar Chinese Spring chromosome 5B, IWGSC CS RefSeq v2.1, whole genome shotgun sequence and encodes:
- the LOC123112690 gene encoding uncharacterized protein, which gives rise to MTFEDMEAPNLCRPPIGDASNGAPLGDISNVDHHSRMTPVPMPASHDLTPYGSHCQRVNLASNTNIARKKKRSMRKMPIDAILAASPLSINSPNGVQELSQTATSDLNMPDTVHDDGEHNRNSSIEKGAF